The following proteins are co-located in the Labrys monachus genome:
- a CDS encoding substrate-binding domain-containing protein, producing the protein MPKSSKLSILATVSAVCLGLALSLSAGSAEAASKCIKGDRKAPFTLGWANIYSVPTWMKQTQGTIEQEVDELKKQGLVSKLVVTDAQGNANTQIQQIQSMIDSNIDAILVDAGSATALNRVIADACAKGIAVINFDSLIDGEDLTAKIDTDQQEWGKQAAEWMVSTLGGKGNIIVLNGPAGISVSDDRRKGAEPVLKAHPDIKILAETNTAYNVAPAQEAVTNLLFNNPQIDGVLSFGGALSAGALLAMDRQGRDFVPITGENYRQFLELWKQHDLKGWATMQPNWLGALAAYAAVQALSGKDVPAFVKVPLPVIDNASLGGYLDRASTFPADGYIYSTYDQALFEKLLAQK; encoded by the coding sequence CGGGAGCGCCGAAGCCGCGAGCAAATGCATCAAGGGAGACCGCAAGGCGCCCTTCACCCTCGGCTGGGCCAATATCTACTCCGTGCCGACCTGGATGAAGCAGACCCAGGGCACGATCGAGCAGGAAGTCGACGAACTCAAGAAGCAGGGCCTCGTCTCCAAGCTGGTGGTGACGGACGCGCAGGGCAACGCCAACACCCAGATCCAGCAGATCCAGTCGATGATCGATTCCAACATCGACGCCATCCTCGTCGATGCCGGCTCGGCCACGGCCCTCAACCGCGTCATCGCCGACGCCTGCGCCAAGGGCATCGCCGTCATCAACTTCGACAGTCTCATCGACGGCGAGGACCTCACCGCCAAGATCGATACCGACCAGCAGGAATGGGGCAAGCAGGCGGCCGAGTGGATGGTGTCCACCCTCGGCGGCAAGGGCAACATCATCGTCCTGAACGGACCCGCCGGCATCTCGGTCAGCGACGACCGGCGCAAGGGCGCCGAGCCCGTGCTCAAAGCCCATCCCGACATCAAGATCCTGGCCGAGACCAACACCGCATACAATGTCGCCCCGGCCCAGGAGGCCGTCACCAACCTCCTGTTCAACAATCCGCAGATCGACGGCGTGCTTTCCTTCGGCGGCGCCCTCTCGGCCGGCGCCCTGCTGGCGATGGACCGCCAGGGCCGCGACTTCGTGCCGATCACCGGCGAGAACTACCGCCAGTTCCTCGAATTGTGGAAGCAGCACGATCTCAAGGGCTGGGCCACGATGCAGCCGAACTGGCTCGGCGCCCTCGCGGCCTATGCGGCGGTGCAGGCCCTGAGCGGCAAGGACGTGCCGGCCTTCGTCAAGGTGCCGCTGCCGGTCATCGACAACGCCTCCCTCGGCGGCTATCTCGACCGGGCCTCCACCTTCCCGGCGGACGGCTATATCTACTCGACCTACGACCAGGCGCTGTTCGAAAAGCTGCTGGCGCAGAAATAA
- a CDS encoding sugar ABC transporter ATP-binding protein: MSASILAARDLRKSFHGNPVLKGVSIALEPGRVHALLGENGAGKSTLINLLSGALPADGGSVEIDGRPVTGWTPGLAGAAGIAVVQQELSLTSHLSIAENIGLGAYPRRFGLIDYGALARRARAVCRRVGLEESLSTPVAALPLGRRQMVEIAKALYREPRVLILDEPTSSLSAHETRTLMGLVRQLSREGTAILYISHRLGEVMSICDYVTVLKDGMRTADRAMAGLDSEGLVRLMVGREPGDLFPAWQPAAERRPVVSLRGFRAGIARDIDLDIRAGEVLGIGGLVGQGQEDLLLGLYGAIPARAVEAQVNGRPGLPGAVTAANAAGMAYVPADRKREGLHLIHTIERNMLLPTLARGWGGLPRRPGAERALVAGLAARLAIKGDVGRPVQALSGGNQQKVALAKWMPNDPRILLLNDPTRGVDVETKREIYAMLRNFAAEGRAVVLSSSDTPELVHLCDRVAVMREGTIAALLERGGISEEAIVGTAMGGAVEALDIAATEQAAEEGGRP; the protein is encoded by the coding sequence GTGTCCGCATCGATCCTCGCGGCCCGCGACCTCAGGAAGTCGTTTCACGGCAACCCGGTTCTGAAGGGCGTCTCCATCGCCCTGGAGCCGGGGCGCGTGCATGCGCTCCTGGGCGAGAACGGCGCCGGCAAATCCACTCTGATCAACCTGCTGTCCGGCGCCCTGCCGGCCGATGGCGGCTCCGTCGAGATCGACGGCCGGCCGGTGACGGGCTGGACGCCCGGCCTCGCCGGCGCGGCCGGCATCGCCGTCGTCCAGCAGGAACTGAGCCTGACCTCGCATCTGTCGATCGCCGAGAATATCGGGCTCGGCGCGTATCCCCGGCGGTTCGGCCTCATCGACTACGGCGCCCTGGCGCGGCGGGCGAGGGCGGTGTGCCGGCGCGTCGGCCTGGAGGAAAGCCTGTCGACCCCGGTCGCCGCCTTGCCGCTCGGCCGCCGGCAGATGGTCGAGATCGCCAAGGCGCTCTACCGCGAACCGCGGGTGCTGATCCTCGACGAGCCGACCTCCTCGCTCTCCGCGCATGAGACGCGGACGCTGATGGGGCTGGTGCGGCAATTGAGCCGCGAGGGCACCGCGATCCTCTATATCTCGCATCGTCTCGGCGAGGTGATGTCGATCTGCGATTATGTCACCGTGCTCAAGGACGGCATGCGCACCGCCGACCGCGCCATGGCGGGCCTGGATTCCGAGGGGCTGGTGCGCCTGATGGTCGGGCGGGAGCCCGGCGACCTCTTTCCCGCCTGGCAACCGGCGGCGGAGCGGCGGCCGGTCGTCAGCCTGCGCGGCTTCCGCGCCGGCATCGCCCGCGACATCGACCTCGATATCCGTGCCGGCGAGGTTCTCGGCATCGGCGGGCTCGTCGGGCAAGGGCAGGAAGACCTGCTGCTCGGCCTCTACGGGGCGATCCCCGCCCGCGCCGTCGAGGCGCAGGTCAACGGCCGGCCCGGCCTGCCGGGCGCCGTCACCGCCGCCAACGCGGCCGGCATGGCCTATGTCCCGGCCGACCGCAAGCGCGAGGGGCTCCATCTCATCCATACGATCGAACGCAACATGCTGCTCCCGACCCTCGCGCGCGGCTGGGGCGGCCTTCCGCGCCGGCCCGGCGCCGAGAGGGCGCTCGTCGCCGGGCTCGCCGCTCGGCTGGCCATCAAGGGCGATGTCGGCCGTCCGGTGCAGGCGCTGTCCGGCGGCAACCAGCAGAAGGTCGCGCTCGCCAAATGGATGCCGAACGATCCGCGCATCCTCCTCCTCAACGACCCCACGCGCGGCGTCGACGTCGAGACCAAGCGGGAGATCTACGCCATGCTGCGGAATTTCGCCGCCGAGGGCCGTGCCGTGGTCCTCTCCAGTTCCGACACGCCGGAACTGGTGCATCTGTGCGACCGGGTGGCGGTGATGCGGGAGGGCACCATCGCGGCCCTGCTGGAGCGCGGCGGCATCAGCGAGGAGGCGATCGTCGGCACCGCGATGGGCGGCGCGGTCGAGGCTCTCGACATCGCGGCTACCGAACAAGCAGCAGAAGAAGGGGGCCGGCCATGA
- a CDS encoding ABC transporter permease, with translation MSIEAAGDRSLYWRVQLGRNHGARGLFAVVVLFLLLYAYLFPGLLTVEGFSKFSQTWFPLALTAMAQALLMLTGGISLAIGATVSLGAVIAAVTMTQTFGVAGGIAAVLATGLAVGALSGFVVVRLRLPAIIVTLASSFIIGGAALLVLPRPGGAIPPWFSTLLAGDTPVALGLLALIVLAWKLYLATPLGLTIYAAGENPVGAFRSGAPLDAARISAFAISGALSTLAGLFIAAQTGSGDPVIGQAFTLNSIAAAVLGGVGFLGGQGSMRGALAGSLLLAVMINVMFFLGLPPVAQYIAQGLIIVGAVALPHLAGRWRSA, from the coding sequence ATGAGTATCGAGGCGGCGGGGGACCGTTCCCTCTACTGGCGGGTGCAACTCGGCCGCAACCACGGGGCGCGGGGCCTCTTCGCGGTGGTCGTGCTGTTCCTCCTGCTCTACGCCTATCTCTTCCCCGGCCTCCTGACCGTGGAAGGCTTTTCGAAATTCTCCCAGACCTGGTTTCCCCTGGCGCTCACCGCCATGGCGCAGGCCCTGCTGATGCTGACCGGCGGCATCAGCCTCGCCATCGGCGCGACGGTCAGCCTCGGGGCGGTGATCGCGGCGGTGACGATGACGCAGACCTTCGGCGTCGCCGGCGGCATCGCCGCGGTTCTGGCGACGGGCCTGGCCGTCGGCGCCCTGTCCGGCTTCGTCGTCGTCCGCCTGCGCCTGCCGGCGATCATCGTGACGCTCGCCAGCTCCTTCATCATCGGCGGGGCGGCCCTGCTGGTGCTGCCGCGGCCGGGCGGCGCCATTCCGCCCTGGTTCTCGACCCTTCTGGCCGGCGACACGCCGGTCGCGCTCGGCCTGCTGGCGCTGATCGTGCTCGCCTGGAAGCTCTATCTCGCCACGCCGCTCGGGCTGACGATCTATGCCGCCGGGGAAAACCCGGTCGGCGCCTTCCGCTCGGGCGCCCCGCTCGACGCCGCGCGCATCTCCGCCTTCGCCATCAGCGGCGCGCTGTCGACGCTGGCGGGCCTCTTCATCGCGGCCCAGACCGGTTCCGGCGATCCGGTGATCGGCCAGGCCTTCACGCTGAACTCGATCGCCGCCGCGGTGCTCGGCGGCGTCGGCTTCCTGGGCGGGCAGGGCAGCATGCGCGGCGCGCTGGCCGGCAGCCTGCTCCTCGCCGTGATGATCAACGTGATGTTCTTCCTCGGCCTGCCGCCGGTCGCCCAATATATCGCGCAGGGCCTCATCATCGTCGGGGCGGTGGCGCTGCCCCATCTCGCCGGACGCTGGAGGTCGGCATGA
- a CDS encoding ABC transporter permease, whose product MSETASDRGASAPAGRRVAGILRSRPVLTLAMVALVWIAASLTSRGFGSYGHLRYLVELAAVIGIVAAGQTFVMIAGGIDLSVGAVITISAVGVPLLSWPWDPGGTAGVAGILVISVAIGAVNGIGVAYLRVHPMIMTLAMATLLQGALILVAGGSAVSVQSPAVVWLGNARPFGVPAGILLWLAVSAATLWVLHATRFGARLFALGANPLATLLSGVDVSATIVTVYAMSGLTAGLAGVLVLGMNGQGYVGIGDPYLLTSIAAVVLGGTSILGGAGTYAGTIPGAVMLVTITGLITVVNASAGWRSILFGSLILGLLLLSGRESRR is encoded by the coding sequence ATGAGCGAGACCGCAAGCGACAGGGGCGCAAGCGCGCCGGCTGGCCGCAGGGTGGCCGGGATCCTGCGCAGCCGGCCGGTGCTGACGCTGGCGATGGTCGCCCTGGTGTGGATCGCCGCGAGCCTGACGAGCCGGGGCTTCGGCTCCTACGGCCATCTGCGCTACCTCGTCGAGCTGGCGGCGGTGATCGGCATCGTCGCCGCCGGCCAGACCTTCGTGATGATCGCCGGCGGCATCGACCTCTCCGTCGGCGCCGTCATCACCATCAGCGCCGTCGGCGTGCCGCTGCTCTCCTGGCCGTGGGACCCGGGCGGCACGGCCGGCGTTGCCGGCATCCTCGTCATCTCCGTCGCGATCGGCGCGGTCAACGGCATCGGGGTGGCCTATCTGCGCGTCCATCCGATGATCATGACGCTGGCGATGGCGACGCTGCTGCAGGGGGCGCTCATCCTGGTGGCGGGCGGCAGCGCCGTGTCGGTGCAGAGCCCCGCCGTCGTCTGGCTCGGCAATGCCCGTCCCTTCGGCGTGCCCGCCGGCATCCTGCTCTGGCTGGCGGTTTCGGCGGCGACCCTCTGGGTCCTGCATGCGACGCGCTTCGGGGCGCGGCTGTTCGCCCTCGGCGCCAATCCGCTCGCCACGCTGCTCTCGGGCGTCGACGTCTCCGCCACCATCGTCACGGTCTATGCGATGAGCGGCCTCACGGCCGGGCTCGCCGGCGTGCTGGTGCTCGGCATGAACGGGCAGGGCTATGTCGGCATCGGCGATCCCTATCTGCTGACCTCGATCGCCGCGGTGGTGCTGGGCGGCACCTCCATCCTCGGCGGCGCCGGCACCTATGCGGGCACCATTCCCGGCGCGGTGATGCTGGTCACCATCACCGGGCTGATCACCGTGGTCAACGCCTCGGCCGGCTGGCGCAGCATCCTGTTCGGCTCGCTGATCCTCGGCCTGCTGCTGCTATCGGGGCGGGAGAGCCGCCGGTGA
- a CDS encoding amidohydrolase family protein encodes MPRPYAGPIIDAHHHLWDLRLGRHPWLAPDKAERGGLGSLDAIRRDYLPADYRRDIRGEPVVASVHVEAGWQAGDCLGETAWLDGLDKAGGVAARYVAHVPLASPEAETLIDRQAQHPRVVGIRDIVSWHPDPARSFAARGDMMDDPAWRRGLARLGHHGLCFDLLVQPHQLGDAARLAADFPDQLFVLDHCGSPIDRDEEGMALWRRGLAALARQPNTVIKISDLVAYDHGWTLQSLGAVIDACLEGFGAARAMFASDFPVACLHARPGDIFTSFKVLTAALSPDEQAALFLETARRVYRIGDASPAALPPR; translated from the coding sequence ATGCCACGACCCTATGCCGGCCCGATCATCGACGCGCATCACCATCTGTGGGACCTGCGGCTCGGCCGCCATCCCTGGCTGGCGCCCGACAAGGCGGAACGAGGCGGGCTCGGCAGCCTCGACGCCATCCGCCGCGACTATCTTCCCGCCGACTACCGGCGCGACATCCGCGGCGAGCCGGTCGTCGCCAGCGTGCATGTCGAGGCGGGCTGGCAGGCCGGCGACTGCCTCGGCGAGACCGCCTGGCTCGACGGGCTCGACAAGGCCGGCGGGGTCGCCGCCCGCTACGTCGCGCATGTCCCGCTGGCAAGCCCCGAAGCCGAGACGCTGATCGACCGCCAGGCACAGCATCCCCGCGTCGTCGGCATCCGCGACATCGTGAGCTGGCATCCCGACCCCGCCCGCAGCTTCGCGGCGCGCGGCGACATGATGGACGACCCGGCCTGGCGCCGCGGCCTGGCGAGGCTCGGCCACCACGGGCTGTGCTTCGATCTCCTGGTCCAGCCGCACCAGCTCGGCGATGCCGCCCGGCTCGCCGCCGACTTCCCCGACCAGCTCTTCGTACTCGACCATTGCGGCAGCCCGATCGACCGGGATGAAGAGGGCATGGCCCTCTGGCGCCGGGGCCTCGCGGCGCTGGCCCGGCAGCCCAACACCGTGATCAAGATCTCGGACCTCGTCGCCTATGACCATGGCTGGACCCTGCAGAGCCTCGGCGCCGTCATCGACGCCTGCCTGGAAGGCTTCGGTGCAGCGCGGGCGATGTTCGCCAGCGATTTCCCCGTCGCCTGCCTGCATGCGCGGCCGGGCGACATCTTCACCTCGTTCAAGGTCCTCACCGCCGCGCTCTCGCCGGACGAGCAGGCCGCCCTGTTCCTGGAGACGGCCCGGCGCGTCTATCGCATCGGCGACGCCTCACCGGCGGCTCTCCCGCCCCGATAG